A portion of the Parasteatoda tepidariorum isolate YZ-2023 chromosome 5, CAS_Ptep_4.0, whole genome shotgun sequence genome contains these proteins:
- the LOC107451746 gene encoding protein FAM136A has translation MAEKASSRVKEAINSMLEEIDRSCMRKMQGDMHKCAARCCDDPSTSMEEVHRCIESCSSTITESQSFLQDELTNFQDRIQRCVMQCQDNVRDKITPSTKEGEIASFQKDFESCVVKCADTHIELIPSMLKRIKEVLLTKSQKDQNRY, from the exons atggCAGAAAAAGCAAGCTCACGTGTTAAAGAAGCAATTAATTCAATGTTAGAAGAAATTGATCGATCATGTATGAGAAAAATGCAA GGAGATATGCACAAATGTGCTGCCAGATGTTGTGATGATCCATCAACTTCAATGGAAGAAGTGCATCGGTGTATTGAATCCTGTAGTTCAACCATCACTGAATCACAATCATTTCTGCAAGATGAATTAACAAATTTCCAG GATAGGATTCAGCGTTGTGTTATGCAATGTCAAGATAACGTAAGGGATAAAATTACACCAAGTACTAAAGAAGGAGAAATTGCTAGTTTTCAAAAAGACTTTGAATCTTGTGTGGTGAAATGTGCTGATACTCATATTGAATTGATTCCATCAATGCTAAAACGCATTAAGGAAGTTTTGTTAACTAAATCTCAGAAAGATCAAAACCGATACTAA